One genomic region from Prochlorococcus marinus CUG1433 encodes:
- a CDS encoding creatininase family protein, with protein sequence MNFKPISNKFEYLNWQEIESIAKEKRSTVIWPFGAVEQHGPHLPLATDSIFVDDIIREVFKLLPADIPLKKFPTQYIGFSPEHKGFAGTISLSSNLITSMIKEVGGQLSEMGFKRLILINGHGGQISLLNTAARELRSFSPEMAVFPCFLWSGVNGLSELLTKTEIEDGLHASLAETSLMLALKPELVGDERPNEGIKGQIPEGWSLEGNAPTAWLTDDFSKSGVIGDSRGANESLGKNLKELLINHWFKLIMNLMQSDWPNNS encoded by the coding sequence ATGAACTTTAAACCAATATCTAATAAATTTGAATATTTAAATTGGCAAGAAATTGAGAGTATTGCAAAAGAAAAAAGATCAACAGTGATTTGGCCCTTTGGTGCTGTTGAGCAACATGGACCTCATTTGCCTCTTGCTACAGATAGTATTTTTGTTGATGACATCATTAGGGAAGTTTTTAAATTATTACCTGCCGATATTCCATTAAAAAAATTTCCAACTCAATATATTGGTTTTTCGCCAGAACATAAAGGTTTTGCTGGGACAATTTCACTTTCCTCAAATTTAATAACCTCAATGATTAAGGAAGTCGGAGGTCAATTATCTGAAATGGGTTTTAAAAGATTGATATTAATAAATGGACATGGAGGTCAAATCTCACTTCTAAATACTGCGGCAAGAGAGCTAAGAAGTTTCTCACCAGAAATGGCAGTTTTCCCTTGTTTTCTATGGAGTGGTGTTAATGGATTAAGTGAATTGTTAACAAAAACTGAAATTGAGGATGGGCTTCATGCCTCTTTAGCAGAAACAAGTTTGATGCTCGCTTTGAAACCAGAATTAGTAGGTGATGAACGCCCAAATGAGGGCATTAAAGGACAAATCCCAGAAGGCTGGAGTCTAGAGGGGAATGCCCCTACTGCTTGGCTTACTGACGACTTCAGTAAATCAGGTGTTATTGGAGATAGCAGAGGAGCAAATGAGTCTTTAGGAAAAAATTTAAAAGAATTATTAATTAATCATTGGTTCAAATTGATTATGAATCTGATGCAATCAGATTGGCCAAACAATTCTTAA